The genomic stretch GGGGTAGCCCAGCTGCCGCATGCGCTCCAGCAGGGCTTCCATGCGCTGCTCGCGCTCCAGCCGGAGCCGGTCGGCGAAGCGAGCGATGTCCTCGTCGTCCGGCCTCAGGAAGTGCCCCAGGATGTGGCACTCGCGTCCATGAATGAACGCGGAGATTTCGATGCCTGGCACCAGCTCCACGCCGTGGGCGCGCGCCGCCACCTCGGCCTCGGCCAACCCCGCGACGGTGTCGTGGTCGGTAATCGCCAACACCGTCACCCCGGCGGCGGCCGCCCGCGCCAGCAGCTCCGTGGGCGCATATTGACCGTCGCTGGCGGTGGTGTGCGAGTGCAGGTCAATCACGGCGGGCTCCAGGGTGTGGGGGGAATGTTTCCCATACGCGACCTATGCCGGGTTTCACACCAACTTGCGGCATGGGGGGTGCCGCCGCCACCCAGGGTGTGGCTACTGTCCGAGCCCTATGGGCAAGAAGTCCGATACGACCATCGAGAACCGGGTCTACCTCTTCGAGTCATTGGCGAGCAGCTACGTCGCGTCCGCCACCGAGGTCTTGTCCTCGGAGGACCCCGCGGTGCGGCAGCGCGCGCGCCGGGCCCTGGCGGAGCTGGCCTTCGTGTCCTGTGTCATGGCGGACACTTCGCATCTGCCGGCCGAGCAGGTTCGGGCCCAGGTGCTCGGCGCGCCCGAGCGCGTCCCGGAGGCTCCTTCGAAGGTGTCCGGCGGCGCGGCCCGGAAGCGCAACAAGTAGCGGCCCCTAGCGTGGTTCGGGGTGGTATGTCGGCGGAGCCCTTTTGCTTCGAGGAGCGCCGACATGAGCCCGCCGCAGACGCCCGCCACGGGCGTGGTGATGACGCTGGTCAGCCAGCCCCAGTTCAAGACGCAGCTCACCCATGGCCCGTCGGGCACGGTGAATCAGACGGAGGCGCCGCGCGACAACGGCGGCACCGGTGGCAGCTTCTCTCCCACGGACCTGGTGGGCGCGGCGCTGATGTCATGCGCGGTGACGACGATGCACCTGTTCGCCTCGCGTGAAGGCATTGCCCTGGGCGAGGTGAGCGCTCGGGTGGAGAAGCGGATGTCACCGCCGCCGCGCCGCATCGCCGAGCTGGTGCTGGACATCCAGATGCCGGCCGGCCTGTCTGCCGAGCACCGGGCCACACTGGAGAAGGTGGGCCGCGAGTGCCCGGTGGCCCGCAGCCTCCACCCGGACGTGAAGCTGCCGCTGACGTTCAGCTATCCGGACTGAGGACGCCAGGCCGCTTGCCCTCCAGGGGGCCTGCCCGCGAATGCTGCGGGTGGGCCCCTTCGTGTTCATCCTCCCCGGCTGCGGGGCTCGTCCTGGAGGACATGGCATGCATGCGAAGCGGCTGGGCATCTACCTCAATGACCACCTGGCGGGCTCGGTGGGCGGGCTGGAGCTGGCAATCCGCACGGAGGCGGAGAACCACGGCAACCTGCTGGGCCGCTACCTGGCGACGCTCATCCCCGAGCTGAAGGAAGACCAGTCCACGCTGCTGTCGGTGATGGACGCCCTGGCGCTGAAGCGGGATGGGCTGAAGACGCGCGCCGCGTGGGCCGTGGAGAAGGTGAGCCGGCTGAAGCTGAACGGAACGCTGGTGCGCTATTCGCCCCTGAGCCGGCTGCTGGAATTGGAAGGCTTGTGCTCGGCCACGGAGGGCCGCTTGTCTCTCTGGCGCACGCTGGCGCGCGTGTCGGTGAAGGACGCCCGGCTCGCGGTGTTTCCCTTCGAGTCGCTCGTGCAGCGCGGCGAGGCGCAGCGCTCCGTGCTCCAGCGCTTGCGGGCCCAGGCGGCTGACGTGGCCTTCGCGGAGGAGCCGCAACCCTTCGGCTCGGGGGAGCCCCTCGTCGCGGACCACTGATGGACACCCGGGCATGAAGAAGCCCCCTGCCGCGGTGAGCGACAGGGGGCGGGACTTCATTCTGGCGCGGGGCTCAGGTGCCCGACGTTCCCGACGCGCCAGGAGCCGGCGTCGTGGGCCGGGCGGCCGAGGCGTCCGGCGTGGGCACCAGGCGCAGCTGGCTGGCGCTGCCGCCGAAGCTCGCGTCCACCTCGCGCTCCAGGTACGTGTAGCCGGACAGGCCGTCCTCGTACATGCGCAGCAGGTTGCGCGACTCGTCCAGGGTGATGCGGCCCTGGCGCAGCGCCGCCTCGGTGAACTTGCGCAGCTTCGCCACCAGGTCGTCCTTGGTGTAGCTGACGTAGTTGAGCACCTCCGTCACCGTGTCGCCGGCCACCACGTTGTCGATGAGGTAGCCCCCGTTGGGCCCCAGCGACACCTGCACGGCGTGCGTGTCGCCGAACAGGTTGTGGAGGTCGCCGAGAATCTCCTGGTAGGCGCCCACCATGAAGATGCCCAGGTAGTAGTCGTCATCGTTGAGCGCGTGCAGCTCGAGGGCGTCCTTCACCTCGCGCTTGTCGATGAAGTGCTCAATCTTGCCGTCCGAGTCGCAGGTGATGTCCGCCAGCGTCGCGCGGCGCGTCGGCTTCTCCGCCAGCCGGTGGATGGGCATCATCGGGAAGAGCTGGTCGATGGCCCACGAGTCCGGCAGCGACTGGAACACGGAGAAGTTGCAGAAGTACGTGTCGCTGAGCGCCTTCTCCAGGGAGTCCAGCTCCTCGGGAATCTCCCCCTGCTCACGCGCGATGCGCATGATCTTGTGGCAGGCGGCCCAGTAGATGTTCTCCGCCGCCACGCGCTGCTCCAGCGACAGGTGGCCCAGCGAGAAGAGGGTGAGGCTCTCCTCCTTGGCGTCCTGCGCGTCGTGCCACGCCTCCAGCAGGTTCTTGTTGGTGACCTCCCGGTAGGTGGACCAGAGGTTGCGCACCACGGAGGGCGCCTTCTCGTCCACCTTCTCGGGGACCTGGGCCGGGTCGAACTCGCTGGTGCCCAGCA from Myxococcus xanthus encodes the following:
- a CDS encoding OsmC family protein; amino-acid sequence: MSPPQTPATGVVMTLVSQPQFKTQLTHGPSGTVNQTEAPRDNGGTGGSFSPTDLVGAALMSCAVTTMHLFASREGIALGEVSARVEKRMSPPPRRIAELVLDIQMPAGLSAEHRATLEKVGRECPVARSLHPDVKLPLTFSYPD